ATGGAAAAATTGCAGCTATTGGTGAAAATTTAGCAGATAGCGAAGCTAAAGTAATAGATGCTACAGGCAAAGTTGTTTCTCCAGGTTTTATTGATATGCACACTCATTTGCGTGAACCTGGTCAAGAAGCAAAAGAAGATTTTGCTTCAGGTTCTAGAGCGGCAGCAGCAGGCGGATTTACAACAGTAGCAACAATGCCAAACACTACACCAGTAGTAGATAATGCAATTTTAGTAAATGGTTTAAAACAGCGTGCTAAAGATGAAGGTGTTGTGCATATTGAAATTATCGGTGCGCTCACAAAAGGTCAAGAAGGTAAAGAACTCGCAGAAGTTGGCGATATGACACAAGCTGGTGCAGTTGCTTTTTCTGATGATGGCCATTTTGATAATAATTGCAAATTAATGCTCAATGCTATGGATTATTTGCGTACTTTCCATAAAGCAATTATGTCACACGCTGAAGAAACAAGTCTTGTAGCTGAAGGCGTAATGAATGAAGGTCATCGCTCTGCAATGCTCGGTATGAAAGGCAGACCTACTGTAGCAGAAGATATTGCTGTTATGCGCGAAATTTTATTAGCAGAATATGCTGATGCATGGGTACACATTTCTCATATCAGTTCTAAAAATGCAGTGGATATGGTTCGTCAAGCTAAAAAACGCGGTGTAAAGGTTACGGCAGAAGCTACACCACATCACTTGACAATGACAGATGAAATGGTAAATCCAATTGATTCTTCAACTAAAGTAAATCCACCACTTAGAAGTCAAGCTGATATTGAAGCTGTTTTAGCTGGTGTTAATGATGGTACAATTGATATAATAGCTACAGACCATTCACCACATGCACAAGAAGAAAAAGACCGTGAATATAAATTTGCTCCAAGTGGTTTCCCTGGTCTTGAAACAGCACTTGGCGTGCTTTTAACTGATTTATATCATAAAGGTTTAATAACACTTGATACACTTGTTAGTAGAATGAGTTATATGCCTGGCAAACTTTTCTTTGATGGCAAACGCGGTATCTTAGAAGAAGGCGCTATGGCAGATATCACGATTTTTGACCCAGAAAAAGAATGGACTGTAGATAAAGATAAATTCTATACTAAAGGTTCTCATAGCCCATTTGTGGGTCGCACATTAAAAGGTAAAGCCGTTATGACCATTGTTGAAGGAAAAATCGTGATGAATGACGGCGAAGTTTTGGCTTAAATAATTTGGAGGTGCTCTTTTGAAAGGGAAGTTAATCTTAGAAGACGGAGCAGTTTTTCATGGCGATATGCTCGATGAAAGACCTGTTCTTGGCGAAGTTGTATTTAATACTGGTATGACTGGTTATCAGGAAATTTTGACTGACCCGTCTTATTGCAGTCAAATCGTAACATTGACTTATCCGCTCATCGGTAACTACGGTGCAGCGAAAAAGTTCAATCAGTCTCGTAAATGCTTTTTCAATGGCTTTATTGTAGGCGAACTTTGCGATATTGGTAGCAACTGGCAAAAAGAAGAAGAATTGACAGATTTCTTAAAAGCACAGGATATTCCTTGCTTATACAATGTAGATACTCGTGCAATTACACGTCATATCCGTTCTTTAGGTGCTATGAAAGGCGTGCTTGTACCAGAAGGAACATCACAAGAACAAATCGATGCTTTAATGCAAGGTGAAATTCCTCGTGATGTAGTAAAAATCGTTACAACACCAGAAGTTTATCGCATGGAAAATGCAGGTGGTCCTCATGTTGTAGTTATGGATTTCGGTATTAAACAGCATATTTTAGAGTCCTTACATGGTATCGGCTGTGATTTAACTATTGTTCCAGCTTATACAAAAGCAGAAGAAATCATGGCATTAAATCCAGACGGTATTTTCTTATCTAACGGCCCTGGAGACCCTAAAGATTTACCAGAAATCATTGAAGTTGTACGTGAAATCGCAGGTAAAAAACCAACATTCGGTATTTGCCTTGGACATCAACTTTTATCCTTGGCTTTCGGTGCTGATACGTATAAATTAAAATTTGGTCATCGTGGTTCTAACCAACCAGTTAAAAACTTGCTCACAGGCAGAGTGCATATCACTTCACAAAACCATGGCTATGCAGTAGATGAAGAATCTTTAAAAGGCTTGCCACTTGAAGTTACACATAGAGCTGTAAATGATGGTACAGTTGAAGGTATTCGCCATAAAGAATTACCTATTTTCTCAGTACAGTATCATCCAGAAGCATCGCCAGGTCCAGATGACAATAGATATTTATTTGACCAATTTTGGGCAATGCTTCAGAAAGGGGAATAATTAAGTGCCAAAGAAACAAAATCTGAAAAAAGTAATGGTTATCGGTTCTGGTCCGATTATTATCGGTCAGGCAGCAGAATTTGACTATGCAGGTACACAGGCTTGTCGTGCTCTTAAAGAAGAAGGACTTGAAGTAGTACTCGTAAACAGCAACCCTGCTACTATCATGACAGATAAGGACATTGCAGACCGTGTATATATTGAACCTTTAACAGTAGAATTTTTAGATGAAATCTTGTCTAAAGAACGTCCAGACGGCTTGTTGGCAACTCTCGGTGGACAGGCTGGTTTGAACCTCGCTGTTAAATTAGCTGAATCCGGTATTTTAGCTAAATACAATGTTGAACTTCTTGGTACTTCACTTAAAGCCATCGAACGAGCTGAAGACCGCGAATTGTTTAAAGAAACAATGCAGAAAATCGGTGAACCAATTCCAGAAAGTACAATCGTTGATGATGTAGCATCTGCTGTAGAATTTGCAAATCAAATCGGTTATCCTATCATCGTTCGCCCTGCTTATACACTTGGTGGTACAGGTGGCGGTATTGCGGAAAATGAAGAAGAACTCATCGAAATCGTTATCCGTGGTCTTAAATACAGTATGATTGGTCAAGTTCTCATCGAACGCAGTGTAGCAGGCTGGAAAGAAATCGAATACGAAGTTATGCGCGATGCTAATGATAACTGTATTGTAGTCTGCAACATGGAAAACCTTGACCCTGTTGGTGTTCATACTGGTGATAGTATCGTAGTAGCACCATCTCAGACACTAACAGACCATGAATATCAAATGCTCCGTAGTGCTTCACTTCGCATCATCCGCGAACTCGGCATCGAAGGCGGTTGCAATGCGCAATTTGCTCTCGATACAAAAACAAATCAGTATTATGTAATTGAAGTAAATCCACGTGTAAGCCGTTCTAGTGCGCTCGCATCTAAAGCTACTGGTTATCCAATCGCTAAAGTTTCAGCTAAAATCGCTATCGGTTATACACTCGATGAAATCACTAATGCTGTTACAAAGAAAACAAAAGCTTGCTTTGAACCATCTCTTGACTACTGTGTAGTTAAATTCCCACGTTGGCCATTCGATAAATTCGTATATGCTGACCGTACACTCGGTACACAGATGAAGGCAACTGGTGAAGTAATGTCTATCGACCGCAACTTTGAAGGTGCATTGTTAAAAGCTGTTCGTTCCCTCGAAATCGGCGTAAATCGCTTGCATCTCGATAAAGTTGATAGCTGGAGCGATGAAGAAGTTAAATCTCATCTTTCTCGTATCAATGATGAACGTTTATTTATCATTGCAGAAGCTTTCCGTCGTGGTATCTCTACAATTGATGAAGTAAATGCCATCACTAAAATAGATAAATGGTTCTTACGTAAGATTAAAAATATCACAGATACAGAACTTGCACTCATGAAAGACGGCTTGACAGAAGAAACTTTACGCCGTGCAAAACGCTATGGTTTAGCTGACCGTTCTATCGGCGAAATCGTTGGCAAAGACATGATTGAAGTTCGCAATATGCGTAAAGCAATTAACTTATTACCTTGTTATAAAATGGTTGATACTTGTGCTGCTGAATTTGAAGCTGCTACACCATATTACTATTCAACATTCCATGCTCAAGAAGATGAAGTACAAGTAAACCATAAGAAAAAAGTAATCGTTCTTGGTTCTGGCCCTATTCGTATCGGTCAGGGTGTAGAATTCGACTACTGCTCCGTTCATTCTGTATGGGCACTTCGTAAAATGGGTATTGAAGCAATCATCATCAACAATAACCCAGAAACAGTAAGTACAGACTTTGATATTTCTGACAGACTCTATTTTGAACCACTCACAACAGAAGATGTTTTAAATATCATTGATAAAGAACAGCCAGATGGCGTTATCGTTCAGTTCGGTGGACAGACTGCTATCAACCTTGCTGCTTCCTTAAAAGCTGCTGGCGTTAAAATCTTCGGTACTTCCGTTGATGATATTGACCGCGCTGAAGACCGTGAACGTTTTGATGAAGTATTGGAACAGACTAATATTGCTAGACCACAAGGTGCTAGTGTAACTAACGTTGAAGACGCTGTAAAAGCTGCTGAAAAAATCGGCTATCCTTCTATGGTTCGTCCTTCTTACGTACTCGGCGGTCGTGCAATGGAAATCGTTTATAACGAAAACGAATTGCGCGATTACATGCAACGTGCTGTAAAAGTTACACCAGACCATCCTGTACTCATCGACCATTATATGCAGGGTACAGAAGTTGAAGTTGACGCTATCGCTGATGGCGAAACAGTAGTAATTCCTGGTATCATGGAACATATTGAACGTGCAGGCGTTCACTCTGGTGATAGTATTGCAGTATATCCACCACAGACATTATCTTCTAAAGTAATTTTTACAATTATTGACTATACAAAACGTCTTGGTTTAAATCTTAACGTAAAAGGTTTGCTCAATATCCAATACGTTGTATTGCATGATAATGTATATGTAATCGAAGTAAATCCTCGTTCTAGCCGTACAGTGCCATTCCTCAGCAAAGTAACAGATATCAATATGGTTGAACTCGCTACTCGCGTTGCACTTGGTCAGAGCCTTTCTAAAGACTTCGGTTTCAAATCTGGCTTAATTGAACCAAAACCATATGTTGCACTTAAAGCACCTGTATTCTCCTTTGCTAAGATGCAAGACGTAGATATTTCCCTCGGACCTGAAATGAAATCTACAGGTGAAGTTATGGGTATCGACTACCATTACGCACGTGCGCTTTATAAAGCAATCACTGGTGCTGGTATGAATATCCCAACAGAAGGTACAATCCTCTTCACTGTAGCAAATAAAGATAAAGATGAAATGAAACAACTTGGTCGTGCATTTGCAGACCTTGGTTTCAAAATCGCAGCAACAGAAGGTACAGCAAAAGCTTTGAAAGAAGTTGGCGTTGATGCTTCTATCGTGTATAAAGTACATGAACGTGGTCAAAATGTTAAGAGCGACCGTAGCAGCGATATTATCAAAATGATTAAAGCTGGTGGCATTAATATGGTCATCACTACTCAGACTCCAGGTCAAAAATTTGCTAAAGACGGTTTCAGAATTCGTCGTGCAACAGTTGAACATGGCATCGCATGCCTTACTTCACTCGATACAGCTTGGGAAGTATTGCGCGTGTTGAGCTTCATTCGTGAACGTCGTCTTGTTTACTCCTTAGCACTTCAGGATTATATTGGACGCGGCGATGAACTAGCATAATTTAACGTAAAATTTGTACGCCGATAGGATTTCTTATCGGCGTATATTTGTAAAAATACACATTTTGATAATGCAATATCGATTTTATACGATTAGATAATTGCATTAAACTCAATTAAATGATAACGAGGTATTTTTATGGTAAAAGATAAATTAATCGTTGCTCTTGATTTCCATACAAAAGAAGACGCACTCGCTTTAGTAGATAAATTAGGCGACAGTGTTGTTTTCTACAAAGTAGGAATGGAATTATTTTATAGAGTAGGTTCATCTATTATTGAAGAATTGAAAAAACGCAATAAAAAAATCTTTTTGGATTTAAAATTGCATGACATTCCAAATACAGTAGCACAAGGTTTATGCTCACTTTTATATCAGGGTGTAGATATCATGAATGTACACGCTTCAGGTGGCTACACTATGATGAAAACAGCAGCAGATACAGTGCGTGCTGAAGCTAAAAAAATGGGCATTGAAGCACCAAAAATTATTGCTGTAACAATTTTGACAAGTATTAATGAAGCTGATTGGGAAGGACTCGGTCAAACTGTTTCCATAAAAGACCAAGTAATTCGCTTAGCGAAACTTACTAAGGAAGCTGGGCTTGATGGCGTAGTAGCTTCACCGCAAGAAGCAAAATTCATTCGTGAAGCTTGTGGAGAAGATTTCCTCATCATAACTCCAGGTGTGCGTCCTGCTGGTGCTTCTATTGATTATTGTGAGCCGCACACTTGTGATTTTAATCATGAGTTAGGCGAACAAAATAGTCAGCGTATATAGAAATATGTACGTAGAGATAGACTAAGATCTATCCAATACTGTTTGAATTGCTGGAAAGCCCTAAAGATATCTGAACTACAACGTAAACATGAAATAAAGTTAAACGTGAATGTGGCGAAAGCAGAAAAAATCAGATATATAGCATAAGGTTAAATCCTAAGTGTTGAAAAATGGACAATCAGCAGCGAAGCTCCGAATAGGAGAACGTTCAACGACTATTCCTCTTGAGGGAAGTACTCAGTAAGCTATTGACTGAGGAAGTGGACAGACTCTAACAGGTAAAGCTGAGGGATAAGATATAGTCTGTGCCGTTACGAAAGTAACGGAAGTTCATAAGAGAACTGTATAGAAAGTAGCGTTTCTATATGAACGAGACCTCATAATACGACTAAAGCAGAACCTACAGTTCTTGTATATGTTATTTAAAATAGGCAGTTAATATATAAACACTTGTTATATTGCTATACATATGTCATGATTATATTAGATGATAGTATGGAAGTAATACGTGGTAAAGGATATATTTATTCATTAATTAGAAGAAAGCGTAAGTGTTTATTATGGAAAAAGCTTATAAATTTAGGATATACCCCAATAAAACACAAGAAAGTTTACTTCAAAAAACTTTTGGCTGTGTACGTTTTATATATAATCACTTTTTAGATAGAAGAATTAAAGCATATGAACAAAATAAGAAAAATATAGGTTATAATGAATGCTCAAAAGAGCTTACTCAATTAAAAAAAGAAAAAAAGTGGCTTAAAGAACCAGATAAATCCTCTTTACAAAATGCTTTAAAGAATTTAGATACAGCTTATAAAAACTTTTTTAATAGACAAAAAGTAGGCTTTCCAAAATTCAAATCTAAAAAGAATCGGTATAAATCGTACAAAACAAATATGACAAATAACAACATTGTATTTTTAGGAAATAAAATAAAATTACCTAAAATAGGTAAGATAAAAACAAGAGATAAATATTGCCAAATAGAAGGTAGGATTTTAAGTGCGACAGTATCACAGACTCCTAGTGGAAAATATTACGTTGCACTATGTTGTACAGAACTGCCTCAACCTGAATTCATCAAAACGAATAAATATGTCGGCTTAGATTTAGGAATAAAAGATTTTGTCATAACCTCAGATGCAGTAAAATATAGTAATCCTAAATACTTGCAGAAATCATTGACTAGATTAGCTAAACTCCAAAGAGAGCTTTCTCGAAAAACAAAAGGAAGTTCAAATTGGGAAAAGGCTAGAGTAAAAGTAGCTAAATTGCATGATAGAATTGCCAATCAAAGACGCAATTTACTACATCAAGTGACATGTCAACTTATCAGAAATTACGATGTAATCTGTCTTGAAGATTTGCAAGTTGAAAACATGATGAAAAATCATAAATTAGCAAGAAATATAGCTGATGTCAGCTGGGCAGAGTTTATGAGACAACTAACATATAAAGCCAAATGGTTTGGCAGGGTTATTGTCAAAATAGATAAATTTTATCCTTCAAGCCAATTATGTCATGTTTGTGGGTATAAAAATACTGAAGTAAAAGACTTAAATGTTAGAAATTGGAACTGTCCTAAATGTAAAACACATCACGATAGAGATGTAAATGCAGCTATAAATATTAGAGATGAAGGGTTAAGAATATTAAACATAGCTTAATCTTGAATAACATATACAAGAACCGTAGGAACTATGGGGATAGCTCGGAGATACTGTATTCGTTAGAATACTTGACCGAGAACCCTGCGACTTTAGTCGTGGGAGGTTCAGGACCAAAGCAGAATTGCAACTCCAGCTAAAGCTTTAGCTGATGGTGCTACTCATCTTGTTGTAGGCAGACCGATAAGAGCAGCTCAAAATCCAGTAGAAGCTGCTGAAAATATATTAAAAGAAATGGAGAATGCTTAATTATGACTGAACAAGAAGTAAAAGATTTATTGATTAAAACAAATGCAATCATGGAAGGCCATTTCCTTTTGACTTCTGGACTTCACAGCCCAATGTATGTAGAAAAATTCAACGTATTACAGCAACCAAAATACACAGAACAACTCTGTAAAGCACTCGCTGAATATTTCGCTGACAAAAATATCGATACAGTAGTAGGCCCAATGACTGGCGGTATTTTACTTGCACATGAAGTTGGTAAAGCACTTGGAACAAGAGCTATTTTCACAGAACGCGTTGATGGAAAAATGACATTCCGCCGTGGCTTTAGCTTAAAACCAGGTGAAAGAGTTGCTATCGTTGAAGATATCGTTACTACTGGTGGTTCTGTACGCGAAGTTATCGATGTAGTAAAAGCAGAAGGCGCAATTCCTGTAGGTGTAGGTTTACTTGTAGACCGTAGTGGCGGTAAAGCTACATTTGAAGATGTACCAGCTCATGCACTTTTACATCTTGATGTTACAACTTATAAACCAGAAGAATGCCCACTTTGCCATGATGGTGTTCCAATGACAAAACGTGGCCGTACTGGTAAATAATCATAATGAAAAAAGAACAATTAGAAAAAGTCCAAGCTGAAGTATCAGCTTGGACTTATTTAAATAAATTATCGCCAGTAGAAAAAAACTTTAAATTAAAGATGTTAATGCAAGAAATTGGCGATACTTTTCAGATATACAGCTATGAAAATGAAGAATTAAAGCGCAAAGTCATGATTTATTATCATGAAGAAACAAAAGAATATAAATTAATGGTTACAATAGGACTTACAGAATTTTGCGCTATAGAATATATTTCTGCCAACTTAGAGCAATTAGAAAAAATCTTGAATGAACGTTTTGATACTTTATTGGGGGATATATCTTCATTTAATGAAGAACATATTAGTATTATAATTAAAGAAAAAAAGATTATGCAGTGGGATTATATTGAGCAGTTACCGCAGGAAATTTGCGGTTTTAAATTATTTATAAATCCTAAAGAACCTGTAAAAGTAATTAATGGTTCGTATATTATAATTGATTATTGCGATTTTGCTGCTGAAAGTAATTTCATTATTTATTACAATGTATTTCGAGATGAATTCTTCGGTGAAGCAAAAATACATCGCATACCAGAAATAACGTATGAATACGATTCATCAGAATTAAAAGATTTAAAAATAAAATTAGAAAATAAATTAGAAAATACCTTAAAACAACTTCGAGAAAGAATATAATTTAATAAAGGGGGAGAACCCGTGGATCCTGCAGTAATAACTTTATGTGTCCTAGCTGTAGCAGCTTTTTGTTTTGCAACAGAAATAATTCCATTAGCAGTCACGGCTATAGGAGCCTCTATTGCTTTAGGGCTTTTAGGTGTACTTACACCGTCCCAAGTATTTTTGGGTTTATCTAATTCCACAGTAGTTTTATTTGCTGGTATGTTTGTAATCGGTGCAGCTATGTTCCAAACAGGGCTAGCACAGCAAATCGGTATCAGAGTAGTAAAAAGTGCTGGTCGTGATGAAAAAAAATTAATGGCAGCTTTGATGATTATAACAGTAGTGTTATCATCAATTTCTTCAAACACAGCGACAGTTGCTTGTTTGATGCCAGTGGTAATCCAAATTTGTGCAGCAGCGAAAATACCTGTTTCACGCCAATTGATGGCACTGGCGATAGCCGCTAATGTTGGGGGTACTATCACGATGATTGGTACACCACCTAATATTTTAATGAGTGCTACACTTCATGCCACTGGTCTTAGACCGTTTGGATTTTTTGAATTTGCATTTATCGGTATTCCATTATCCATTGCAGGTATAATTTATATGCTCACTATTGGTAAGAATTTATGTCCTAGTGGTAAGGTTGATGTACTAACTGAAGAAGAAACGACAGATATACCAAAAGATTATAAAAAAATGATAATCTGTGCAATAATCTTAATCGTAGTTGTCATTTGCATGGCACTGGAAAGTACAATCGGCATACCTATGCAGACTGTGGCAGTAATGGGTGCACTGGCATGCGTATTGACTGGTTGCCTCACAGAAAAACAGGCATATCAAGGCATTGACTGGGTAACAATTTTCTTGTTTGCTGGTATGCTTCCGCTCGCAGAAGCAATGGATAGATCAGGTGCAGGAAAACTCATAGCAGATTTTGTGGTTAACCTTATGGGCGATAATCCATCACCGATGATTATTGTAATAGCTATGTTTATATTATCTTGTGGACTCACGCAATTTATGTCTAATACTGCAGCGGCTGCATTACTAGCGCCTATAGGTATATCCATCGCACATTCAATTGGTGCTTCGCCATACCCTGTACTTATGGCAATCGGCATTGCAGCATCTTGTGCATTTACAACACCAGTTGCTACACCGCCTAATACCTTAATACTCGTACCAGGTAGATTTAAATTTATGGATTACGTAAAAGTCGGCGTACCGCTCGTGTTCGTTTCACTTATTGTCTGCTGTATCGTAATTCCGTTTTTCTGGCCGTTTTATCCGTGATAATAATATGTTGAGATATTATCTGCTGTGTTGGTAAAGCATTGAGATTATAGCTAGCAGTATAATACTTTATATTCGTTGATGTTTTGTCACTTAATCTCACTAAATATAAAGTGTTATACTGCTTTAGAAAATCAATTAGCACAATAGATAATCTTGAAAGAAAACTCACTGCATTTTCGTGGTGAGTTTTTGTTTTTTATAACCGAATTGCATAGTTTAAATAAAATGTGGTAATAATATTTCAGTAATTTAAAATTTTTTTGAAAATTTTTTAGCGATTGGCAGGATTTATATTTTTTTTCAAGAAGTTATAATGTATCAAATTTCAGAAGGGTGGCATAGATATGGATGCACCAAATCCTATTTTAATTACAGTAATAAATATGGTAATTGTTTTTGCGGTTTTGTATGTGTTGGGCTTACTTATAAAATTCATACATTATATCGACCCGACCAAGAGCAAGAGCAAAAAACCGGTGAAAGTGGGCAAAGTAATAACGAAAAAGCCGAAACCGGTAAAACCGGTGCAATCAGCGGCGGATGTTATAGCGGAAAAAACACTGATAGCAGTTATAACTACATCTTTAATGGCTTACGGCTGCCGTGATTTTGAAATCAAATCTATAAAGAAATTATAAGTAAAATACATAAATGATTGGAGGCATTGTTTATGGAGGCTTTTTTAGTTGCATTACAGTCCGTTTGGTTCGATAGTGGATATAGCGTACTGAACATTGGCAATATAATAATGATTTTAGTAGGAATTATTTTATTGTATTTAGCAATAGGTAGAGGATATGAACCTTTGTTATTATCCCCGATAGCATTTGGTTGCGTACTTGCAAACTTTCCAAACACTGGTTTTGATGAAGGTTTGATGTGGGCAATCGGTGAAGGTATCAAGATGGAAATTTTCCCACCACTTATTTTCCTCGGTGTTGGCGCTATGACAGACTTTGGTCCATTGATTGCTAATCCGAAGACCTTAATGTTAGGTGCAGCAGCTCAATTTGGTGTATTTATCGCACTTGGCGGTGCAATGCTCTTAGGTTTTAATGTCAATGAAGCAGCATCTATCGGTATCATCGGCGGTGCTGATGGCCCTACAGCTATTTATCTTACAACGAAATTAGCACCAGACCTTCTCGGTGCGATTGCAGTAGCGGCATATTCATATATGTCACTCGTTCCGCTCATTCAACCACCTATTATGCGTTTTTTGACTACGAAAAAGGAACGCGCTATCAAAATGGGCCAGCTTAGAACAGTTACAAAATTTGAACGCATTGTATTCCCTATCATGTGTACAATCGTTATTAGTTTACTTTTACCACCAATTGCTTCCCTTATTGGCATGCTTATGCTCGGTAACTTATTCCGTGAATCAGGCGTTACAGACCGCCTTTCCGATACAGCACAGAATGCACTTTGTAATATCGTAACGATTTTCTTAGCACTCGGTACTGGCCTTACAATGTCAGCTGATAGTTTCTTACGTTTACAGACTATTGAAATTATCTTCTTAGGCTTAGTTGCATTTGCTGGCGGTACAGCAGCAGGTGTATTATTTGGTAAACTCATGTGTAAACTCAGTGGTGGCAAAATTAATCCACTTATCGGTTC
The window above is part of the Megamonas hypermegale genome. Proteins encoded here:
- a CDS encoding OadG family protein, with product MDAPNPILITVINMVIVFAVLYVLGLLIKFIHYIDPTKSKSKKPVKVGKVITKKPKPVKPVQSAADVIAEKTLIAVITTSLMAYGCRDFEIKSIKKL
- a CDS encoding sodium ion-translocating decarboxylase subunit beta — its product is MEAFLVALQSVWFDSGYSVLNIGNIIMILVGIILLYLAIGRGYEPLLLSPIAFGCVLANFPNTGFDEGLMWAIGEGIKMEIFPPLIFLGVGAMTDFGPLIANPKTLMLGAAAQFGVFIALGGAMLLGFNVNEAASIGIIGGADGPTAIYLTTKLAPDLLGAIAVAAYSYMSLVPLIQPPIMRFLTTKKERAIKMGQLRTVTKFERIVFPIMCTIVISLLLPPIASLIGMLMLGNLFRESGVTDRLSDTAQNALCNIVTIFLALGTGLTMSADSFLRLQTIEIIFLGLVAFAGGTAAGVLFGKLMCKLSGGKINPLIGSAGVSAVPMAARVSQIEGQKANPSNYLLMHAMGPNVAGVIGTAVAAGTMLAMFGG